DNA sequence from the Alkaliphilus metalliredigens QYMF genome:
GTATGAATCATATCGATATAGAAAAAATAGTGAATCATGTAGAAGATATACCGACATTACCTCACATGATTAATAAAATTATGGAGTTAACCGACGACCCTGAATCCACAGTACAGGATATTGAAAATCAAATTATGAAGGATCAAGGACTGACCACAAGGGTATTAAGAAGGGCTAATTCTGCCTACTATGGCTATCCTAGGAGGATTAGTAGCATCTCTCAGGCCACGGTGTTACTAGGATTTGAAACCATTAGGAACATCACCTTGTCCGATGCAGTGAAGGGTATTTTAGCAGAAGAGCTACCAGGCTATGGACTCAAGCAGGAGGACTTGTGGGTACAATCGCAATCCTGCGCCATGATTTCTAGACATATAGCAAAAAAGTTAAAATATAAACAGGCTGATGAGGTGTATATTGCAGGCCTCTTAAGGGATATAGGAAAGGTGATTTTAAGTCACTATTTAGGTGAACGATATCAATTGGTGTCGAAGCAAGTGATAGAAGGGAAAACTTTTTTAGAGGCTGAAGAAGAGGTGTTAGGGTTTCACCATGCTGAAATAGGAGCAAGGGTTGCAGAAAAATGGAATTTACCTGCTGATCTAGTGGATGCCATTGCATACCATCATACTCCTGAAAAAAGTGAAATGAATGCGATAACTACTTCAATCGTACACATTGCAGATGCGGTGACCATGATGATGGGAATTGGATTAGGTGTTGATGGGATGGCATATGGACTATCTCCCTATGCTATTGAAAAGCTAAGTTTAACAGAGGTGCAGGTGCAAGAAATTATAGGAGAGTGCATCGATCTGTTGGTTGATGAGAGTTCTTTTACCATTGATTAAAATGAATAGATCATATAGCTAAAAAGGTAAGGGGTGTCTAGATAGATGAGACACCCCTTATTGATCTTTTGAAGTAATTTCCATCTATAAAAAGATATTTATTCAACCTATTGCCAAACACTTTACAAGGGTCTATAATAAGGTTGCGATAAATATTATATACAGAGAGAAGATGGAGAAATGAGTACAGAAGGATTTAAAAAGAAACTGGTAAAATACGCTATGAATTTGGAGCTTATCATTGCAGTATGTATTGTGGTTGCAGTTATTGCTGGAATTGTAGTCTTAGCTAAACACCTGGCAGTCATAGCAGTAGCAGATGGTTATAACATCTATGAAACATTTAAAAAGTTCTTAAGTATAGCCCTGTTGCTGATCATTGGAGTCGAGATGGTATTAATGCTACTCTCTCATTCCACCAGTAGCATACTAGAATTAGTTCTTTATGCAATCACAAGAAAGATGTTGATTTACAGTGAAACCATGCTTGACTTAATCCTAGGGACAGTGGCCATTGCCATTGTGTTCGTTATCCGTAAATATTTAATGTCTAATAAATATAGAAAAGAAAGTAGCTATGAAGGTGCGATTATTTCTGCTGCATCCCCAATCCATGATTTGAACTTTGATTCAGATTTAGATATTCCTGAAAACAAAGGAACGACTGTAGGTGGATTGATATGCCGACTTTCTGAGGAAACATGTAATCCTGTGGAGGAAGGGGCAAAATATACAGTAGGTAATGTCACCATGAAAATACTCAAAATAAAGGATGGACTTATTGAAAAGGTTTTATTGACTGAGGATGAGGAAAAGGAAACGGAAACGGAAACTTCATCTCATTAATAGCCAGTGGCGTTAAAATTGAAAGATCCTGAAAAGGGTCTTTTTTTATTTTTACACCTAAAAAAAATGCCAATATCTGCCGATAAGAATTATACAAGCATATCAACTGTTGGAACAAAGGAGGTGGAATAGATGAAAATCAATAACATAACGAATAAAAGTCAATTTACGACTTCGACCGTGGCACCTAAAGAAAATAAACAGAAAAAAAGTAATCAAGCGAGTCTGAAAATACAGGATGAATACACGCCAGTTCAAAATGAAGTGAAGGAAGCTACCTATAAAAAACCGATTGTTAAGGTAGATGAATCCACCATTCAAAAGCTTAAGGAAGAAAGTGAAAGCGCACATAATCATCTTAGGGAAATGGTAAAACAGCTTTTAGAAAGACAAGGATTGACATTTAAAGACCTTGCAGGATTAGACGAAGGGGTTAAAATTGATGAGGAAACTCGTTTAGAAGCCCAGGCCATGATTGCAGAAGGTGGACCCTTCAGTCCTGAAAATGTAAGTGATAGACTCATAGCCTTTGCCAAAGCCATTTCGGGAGGAGACAAAGGAAAAATTGACATATTAAGATCGGCAATTGAAAAGGGATTTAAGGAAGCGCAAGAGATGCTAGGAGGAGAACTGCCTGAAATATCCCATACAACCTATGAATTAACCATGGAAAAACTAGATGCCTGGTTAGCAGAATAAGGAGAACAAAAAAAGATCCTGAGGGATCTTTTTTGTGTAAATAAGACTTGAAACTTCATAAAATGAAATTAATAAAGCTATTCTTTGATAACGGAGTGATCCTATGAGGGTTTTTATTGCAATTGAACTTGAAGAAGAAGTAAAGAAAAAGGTAGAAAAGATTCAAAAAAAGCTAAAGAGTTATGCTCAGAAAGGGAAGTTTACTGACCCTGGTAATTTTCATCTAACCCTACGATTCATTGGAGAGGTGGGTGAGGCTGAAATAAAATCAATCAAAAATGCCATTGAAAAAACAGCCACAAAGGAAGGGTTCTTTGAACTGGTCATGGATCAAGTAGGAAGTTTTCCTAAAAAAAACAAAGAAATTGTATGGGTGGGTGTAAAGGGGGAGTTGGATCGTCTGCAGAATCTTTATAAAGACCTTGAGGATGCATTGGAGGGAGAAGGGTTTTTAAAGGAAGGACGTCAATATAATCCACATATTACTTTGGGGCGAGAAATTGTTTTGAATAGACCACTTCCGAGTATTCAGGAGGAAATAAAAGTGATGGAGTCTATCCTTAGTGTGCAAAAGATATCCCTGATGGAGAGTGTAAGGATAAATGGCAAATTGGTTTATCGGCCTATTTACGTGAAGTCTTTAAGAGTATAAGGCGATTTAAATCGTTTTTGATCATAATAAAGGACCCTTTAATGCAAGGGTCCTTTTTCATTTGACCATTTTTTTGTAATAAATATGGCAAAGAGAATTAAAAGTGTGGCAAAGGTAATGCCAATTGCGTCTATGAACACATCAATTAAACTACTGACCCTGCCATCCACAAAGGATTGGCGAAATTCGTCTAGAGCGGCAAATACAGTGGTCAGGATAAAGGCGAATAAAACCGCTGTGGTAGACTTTTTTGTATATTGGTTGAACAAGAAGAAAATAGCGATGGTGAGACAGAAAAAGACAACCATATGAGCGATTTTTCTAAGAATAAACTCAATAATAACGGGATTTGCCTTTGCATAGACATAAAAGTCATTACTGGCAGTTTGAAAGGGTGTCAATTCATTTGAATCCATGGGAAGGCGTTGTGCGATGATTTCTGCCATCCTAATAAAGTAAACATCAAATCTCATGATAAAAGTGTTAAATTCCTTAAGAATTGGTAAAACCCGTAATCCAGGAATAGAAGACAAGTAAAAAATTCCCCCTATTATACCAATAACAATCATCCAAGCCTTCCATTTTTTCATTGGTGCTCCACCTTTCCGACTACTCTTGATCACTTCAAAAAAAGGGGGAATAATCCTATTCCCCTAATAACATGCTAATATCTAGAAGCTCTCTTTGTAAATCGAATAATTTGTTTCTAAGCTCATCATATTCTTTTTTTAATACTTTGTCATCCATAAAACGATCGGTTTTAGAAACCAAGCTTTCAAATTGATTATAAACCTGCTGCAGCTCTTTCTTTATGTTCTCTTTTTGTTGAACTGGCTCTAGCATTTCTCCTGAGAAGGCTTTTAAAACGTCATCCTCTATCTGGAAGGAATATCCCATGTTAGGAATAATGGTTGGGATATCAAACTTTTCTTTAATCAAAGAAGAAAGATTATCTAAGGAGGTGTCCTCACCATGGACCAAGAAAACTCTTTTGGGTTTCTTTTTAAAGTGACCAAGCCATTCAATAAGGTCTGTTTGGTCAGCATGTCCTGAAAAGCCCTCAATACTGTATATTTCAGATAAAACAGCGATTTCTTCCCCAAGAAGCTTTACCTTCTTTGCGCCGTCTTTCAGTATTCGACCCAAGGTCCCCTGAGCTTGATACCCTACGAAAATAAGACTGTTATTAGCCTTCCATAAATTATGCTTTAAATGGTGGCGAATTCGACCACCGGTACACATGCCGCTGGCAGAGATGATCACCTTGGGATAATTGGATTCATTTAATCGCATGGATTCCTTGTGGTCTCGGACAAAATGTAAATTTTCAAAATCCAATGGATTACTGCCACCAAGGATCAGCTTCTTCGTTTCATCATCAAAACAATAGGAATTCTTTTTAAAGACCTCAGTTGCAGAAATAGCCATGGGACTATCAATATAAATCGGGATACGCATAAAAGCATCTAATTCGTTATTGGCTTTGTAGTATTGACTTAATTCATAAATAAGCTCCTGGGTTCTACCTACTGCAAAGGAAGGGATAATAACTGTACCTCCTCTG
Encoded proteins:
- a CDS encoding MBL fold metallo-hydrolase RNA specificity domain-containing protein; this translates as MKIQFFGAAKVVTGSNVLISTDKHKILLDCGMFQGSNELEALNYEPFQYDPKEIDFLLLSHTHIDHSGRIPKLVKEGFNGKIFCTKATKDLSEIMLVDSGHIQQSDVEWENRKRKRSGKPPIKPLYTVEDALSSLRYFDSVLYNQKINLNESISVRFRDAGHVLGSSIIELWITEEKDTVKIVFSGDLGMKNKPLIRDPEIIDDADYLILESTYGNRVHENVEQRMDELMSTINKTVLRGGTVIIPSFAVGRTQELIYELSQYYKANNELDAFMRIPIYIDSPMAISATEVFKKNSYCFDDETKKLILGGSNPLDFENLHFVRDHKESMRLNESNYPKVIISASGMCTGGRIRHHLKHNLWKANNSLIFVGYQAQGTLGRILKDGAKKVKLLGEEIAVLSEIYSIEGFSGHADQTDLIEWLGHFKKKPKRVFLVHGEDTSLDNLSSLIKEKFDIPTIIPNMGYSFQIEDDVLKAFSGEMLEPVQQKENIKKELQQVYNQFESLVSKTDRFMDDKVLKKEYDELRNKLFDLQRELLDISMLLGE
- the thpR gene encoding RNA 2',3'-cyclic phosphodiesterase, which encodes MRVFIAIELEEEVKKKVEKIQKKLKSYAQKGKFTDPGNFHLTLRFIGEVGEAEIKSIKNAIEKTATKEGFFELVMDQVGSFPKKNKEIVWVGVKGELDRLQNLYKDLEDALEGEGFLKEGRQYNPHITLGREIVLNRPLPSIQEEIKVMESILSVQKISLMESVRINGKLVYRPIYVKSLRV
- a CDS encoding HDOD domain-containing protein translates to MSMNHIDIEKIVNHVEDIPTLPHMINKIMELTDDPESTVQDIENQIMKDQGLTTRVLRRANSAYYGYPRRISSISQATVLLGFETIRNITLSDAVKGILAEELPGYGLKQEDLWVQSQSCAMISRHIAKKLKYKQADEVYIAGLLRDIGKVILSHYLGERYQLVSKQVIEGKTFLEAEEEVLGFHHAEIGARVAEKWNLPADLVDAIAYHHTPEKSEMNAITTSIVHIADAVTMMMGIGLGVDGMAYGLSPYAIEKLSLTEVQVQEIIGECIDLLVDESSFTID
- a CDS encoding VanZ family protein, which translates into the protein MKKWKAWMIVIGIIGGIFYLSSIPGLRVLPILKEFNTFIMRFDVYFIRMAEIIAQRLPMDSNELTPFQTASNDFYVYAKANPVIIEFILRKIAHMVVFFCLTIAIFFLFNQYTKKSTTAVLFAFILTTVFAALDEFRQSFVDGRVSSLIDVFIDAIGITFATLLILFAIFITKKWSNEKGPLH
- a CDS encoding transporter associated domain-containing protein, producing the protein MSTEGFKKKLVKYAMNLELIIAVCIVVAVIAGIVVLAKHLAVIAVADGYNIYETFKKFLSIALLLIIGVEMVLMLLSHSTSSILELVLYAITRKMLIYSETMLDLILGTVAIAIVFVIRKYLMSNKYRKESSYEGAIISAASPIHDLNFDSDLDIPENKGTTVGGLICRLSEETCNPVEEGAKYTVGNVTMKILKIKDGLIEKVLLTEDEEKETETETSSH